In Thalassoglobus sp. JC818, a single window of DNA contains:
- a CDS encoding DNA alkylation repair protein: protein MSKKKHKDWFDETLAEWLADRIAENHRKFNREAFVNKIRDGISDLELKARVALFAKQLQAHLPRSYEAAIPIILKCLGDENPNETGMFTEYYWVMPFATFVEHYGLDYLEISLNAIGEITKRNTGEFAIRPYLSRYPEQTLDQMLKWSEDENFHLRRLASEGSRPRLPWAKKLDFAIEDPKSTLPILENLKDDQIRFVQKSVANHLNDMLKDNRDVAMKVLKRWKRGATDQRKWIIKHALRQELKAGIAEAQSLVE, encoded by the coding sequence ATGAGCAAGAAGAAACACAAAGACTGGTTCGACGAAACCCTGGCGGAATGGTTGGCAGACCGGATCGCCGAAAACCATCGCAAATTCAATCGAGAAGCTTTCGTCAATAAGATTCGCGACGGTATTAGTGACCTGGAACTCAAAGCACGGGTCGCGCTGTTCGCGAAACAGTTGCAAGCCCATCTCCCACGTTCATACGAGGCAGCAATTCCCATCATCCTCAAATGCCTCGGCGATGAAAATCCAAACGAAACTGGCATGTTTACTGAATACTATTGGGTGATGCCGTTCGCGACGTTTGTTGAGCACTACGGGCTTGATTATCTTGAAATTTCTCTCAACGCGATTGGCGAGATCACCAAACGAAACACGGGCGAATTCGCGATTCGTCCGTACCTGTCTCGCTACCCGGAGCAAACGCTCGATCAAATGCTCAAATGGTCAGAGGACGAAAACTTCCACTTGAGGAGGCTCGCATCGGAAGGAAGTCGGCCGAGATTACCGTGGGCGAAAAAGTTGGACTTCGCAATCGAAGATCCGAAGTCGACTCTTCCCATTCTCGAAAACTTGAAAGACGACCAAATTCGGTTCGTCCAGAAGTCAGTTGCGAATCACTTGAACGACATGCTCAAAGACAATCGTGACGTGGCGATGAAAGTTCTGAAGCGATGGAAACGCGGCGCAACTGATCAACGCAAGTGGATCATTAAACACGCTCTGCGGCAAGAGTTGAAAGCTGGCATCGCGGAAGCACAAAGCTTAGTCGAGTGA
- a CDS encoding putative sensor domain DACNV-containing protein: protein MTASSTYPIEISNELKKQWEKRGLSVSILPDPGPLKSLIDTMYQASLLVEEGDPVRCRIISATPDELASATSDEPRGLRVLPFAEPSSYTPYNLRKLSAAAGFYRSLLAVNFDESGELVIWGIVLTGTDWVNHVDGYQSKGVELPQNVVIQSLGPGHLIVASGFSRILETRNGQLLTEGFDPFLSEWLPRRFIRFRESLLRQLPVEQPNAQATQVCESFVRDVGQSVIRRILRLVRNRRHGGTLIFMPDGSHIDGTCERWLRFRVQYQADRPSSFYSDVMLRLMTRALHVGRTHELEVVTWSAYQKLHDPELAQLDEALIEFSHFVADMMSVDGAVVLDHSFRLLGFGGEILGETPVHKIDRALDLEAKISTIERADAAGTRHRSAYRLVNGLHDSLAIVASQDGDVRFVAHHNDQLCYWPYLP, encoded by the coding sequence ATGACTGCAAGTTCCACCTACCCGATTGAGATCTCCAACGAACTGAAGAAACAGTGGGAAAAGCGTGGACTTTCTGTTTCCATTCTTCCCGATCCAGGACCGCTCAAATCACTGATCGACACGATGTATCAGGCGAGTTTGTTGGTTGAAGAAGGTGATCCCGTCCGATGTCGAATTATTTCCGCCACTCCTGACGAACTCGCAAGTGCGACTTCAGATGAACCTCGCGGTCTACGTGTGCTCCCTTTTGCAGAGCCTTCAAGCTACACCCCTTACAACCTCCGCAAGCTGTCTGCAGCGGCAGGATTCTACCGGTCACTGCTGGCGGTCAATTTCGACGAAAGCGGAGAGCTTGTGATTTGGGGAATCGTTCTCACAGGCACCGATTGGGTGAATCACGTTGATGGCTATCAAAGCAAAGGTGTCGAACTTCCGCAAAACGTCGTCATTCAATCACTCGGCCCTGGACATCTGATTGTTGCTTCCGGGTTCTCCCGCATCCTCGAAACGAGAAACGGTCAGCTACTGACCGAAGGTTTTGACCCGTTCCTATCAGAATGGCTTCCGCGACGCTTCATTCGATTCCGAGAGTCGTTGCTCCGACAGCTTCCAGTTGAACAGCCGAATGCACAGGCTACTCAAGTCTGTGAATCCTTTGTTCGTGATGTCGGTCAAAGTGTTATTCGACGCATTCTTCGACTCGTAAGAAACCGAAGACATGGCGGGACGCTGATCTTTATGCCAGACGGATCGCATATCGATGGAACATGTGAACGCTGGTTGCGATTTCGAGTTCAGTATCAGGCTGACCGACCCTCTTCGTTTTACAGCGATGTAATGTTGCGACTCATGACTCGCGCCCTCCATGTTGGTCGAACGCACGAACTCGAGGTTGTGACTTGGAGTGCTTATCAGAAATTGCACGATCCTGAATTGGCACAGTTAGATGAAGCGCTCATCGAGTTCAGTCATTTTGTGGCGGACATGATGAGCGTTGATGGAGCGGTTGTGCTCGATCACAGTTTTCGCCTACTCGGGTTTGGCGGTGAGATTCTTGGAGAAACTCCTGTTCATAAAATTGATCGTGCCCTCGACCTCGAAGCGAAGATCTCAACCATCGAGCGAGCTGATGCGGCTGGCACTCGCCATCGATCCGCGTATCGGCTCGTCAATGGATTACATGATTCATTGGCAATTGTTGCCTCTCAGGATGGCGACGTCCGCTTTGTCGCACATCACAATGATCAACTCTGTTACTGGCCTTATCTCCCATAA
- a CDS encoding FAD-dependent oxidoreductase, with translation MLTDSKSVAFPTLTDNEISCIEQLGTCRSLSDGDILFETGDHNISFFAIKSGEVLITESSSGRSKEVHTHRQCEFTGDVSMLTGRPSVVTATANGDCEVVEIPACTIRRMLADVPELSDKLLAAFQVRRQLLESSGFVGVRVIGSADSKEALQLREFFYKNKVPHTFQDIAEAEGQAALSEFGATADQTPIIACSEHVERAPSLGKVAECLGISRQIKDELFDVLIVGAGPAGLAAAVYGASEGLKTLVVDGIGPGGQAGQSSKIENYMGFPSGLPGAELANLGFLQAMKFGAEFTAPVMVRSMRCTADGHHSIQLCTGQTVRSKTVLVATGASYRRLPIDGCDRLEGAGVYFSATSVQARICRDSTAIVIGGGNSAGQAAMFLSQHAKQVKMLLRGNNLQKSMSDYLARRIEQTPAIEVLYNTEVQELGGENRLEEITIHNNDTGQTETLSCAAVFVFVGAKPHTDWLPDEVALDEHGFILTGPAIRRSNRWQLDREPCELETSCPGVFAAGDVRSGTTKRCAFAAGDGALAITCVHQYLSSLEEQTLVR, from the coding sequence ATGTTGACCGACAGCAAATCAGTCGCTTTCCCGACGTTAACCGACAATGAAATCTCTTGTATCGAGCAACTCGGAACGTGTCGAAGTCTCTCCGACGGGGACATTCTCTTTGAGACTGGTGACCACAACATTTCATTCTTCGCGATCAAATCCGGCGAAGTGCTGATCACGGAGTCTTCGAGTGGGCGTTCGAAAGAAGTTCACACGCATCGGCAATGCGAATTCACTGGCGACGTTTCAATGTTAACGGGACGTCCATCCGTCGTGACTGCGACCGCGAATGGCGACTGCGAAGTCGTCGAGATTCCTGCTTGCACCATCCGGAGGATGCTGGCCGATGTGCCAGAGTTGAGCGACAAACTTCTTGCGGCCTTTCAAGTTCGCAGACAACTGCTTGAGTCGTCAGGCTTCGTCGGTGTCCGAGTGATTGGAAGTGCTGACTCGAAAGAAGCACTCCAGCTTCGTGAGTTCTTCTACAAGAACAAAGTTCCGCACACGTTTCAGGATATCGCCGAAGCTGAGGGGCAAGCTGCGCTCTCCGAGTTTGGCGCAACAGCTGATCAGACGCCCATCATTGCTTGCAGCGAGCACGTCGAACGTGCCCCTTCTCTCGGAAAAGTCGCTGAGTGCCTCGGAATTTCTCGTCAGATCAAAGATGAGCTGTTCGACGTTCTCATCGTGGGAGCAGGCCCTGCAGGCCTAGCAGCGGCGGTCTATGGGGCGTCAGAAGGTCTCAAGACATTGGTCGTCGATGGCATTGGTCCTGGCGGACAGGCGGGACAGAGTTCGAAGATCGAGAACTACATGGGTTTTCCATCGGGTCTTCCAGGAGCTGAGTTGGCGAATCTTGGCTTCCTGCAAGCAATGAAATTTGGAGCAGAGTTCACTGCCCCCGTGATGGTTCGTTCGATGCGATGCACCGCTGACGGTCACCACTCAATTCAACTTTGCACCGGCCAGACTGTCCGTTCGAAAACTGTGCTTGTTGCGACGGGAGCCTCATACCGACGATTGCCAATCGACGGATGTGATCGACTTGAAGGAGCCGGCGTTTACTTCTCAGCGACGTCCGTCCAGGCACGTATTTGCCGCGATTCGACAGCAATTGTTATTGGAGGTGGAAACTCAGCCGGCCAAGCTGCGATGTTTCTTTCGCAACATGCGAAACAGGTCAAAATGTTGCTCAGAGGCAATAACCTACAAAAAAGCATGTCTGACTATCTTGCCCGTCGGATTGAGCAAACCCCAGCGATTGAAGTTTTGTACAATACCGAGGTTCAGGAACTGGGCGGCGAGAATCGTCTGGAAGAAATCACGATCCACAACAACGACACCGGTCAAACTGAAACACTTTCTTGTGCAGCTGTGTTTGTCTTCGTCGGTGCGAAACCCCACACCGACTGGCTGCCTGACGAAGTCGCTCTCGATGAACACGGATTCATTCTGACCGGCCCCGCGATTCGCCGGTCCAACAGGTGGCAACTCGACCGCGAGCCTTGCGAACTCGAAACAAGTTGTCCAGGCGTTTTTGCAGCTGGCGACGTTCGAAGCGGAACGACGAAACGTTGTGCATT